A region from the Actinoplanes sp. OR16 genome encodes:
- a CDS encoding UDP-N-acetylmuramoyl-L-alanyl-D-glutamate--2,6-diaminopimelate ligase, producing the protein MSGIPRPTDVTPYPLRQLAELLSAETADGDTDVTGVTHSSGAVRPGDLYAALPGANRHGAEFITAAASAGAVAVLTDPAGAARAAEAGLPALVVDDPRAVLGAVASAIYGDPSRRLTMIGITGTAGKTSTSYLVEAGLRAAGLVTGLVGTVETRLGDFVVKSVRTTPEATDLQAILAAGVERGVSAVVMEVSSHALVMGRADGISFAAAGYTNFGQDHLDFHPTAEEYFSAKARLFDGRSAVEVLNYDDDAVMRLKRGASVTYSASGNVAASWWASDVRPSDYGQIFTAHGPGGITVETGVALPGLHNVANALLALALLVGAGVDPATAGRGILECKGVPGRLEQVEAPGEVLGVVDYAHKPNAIVAALAALRELATGRGGHLICVIGAGGDRDKGKRPLMGDAAAHGSDLVIVTDDNPRTEDPAVIRAAVRQGAEEATAPAKVIEVAGRRAAIAEAVRLASAGDVIAVLGKGNEQGQEVGGEVLPFDDRIELAEALLAAATGGRE; encoded by the coding sequence GTGTCCGGCATTCCCCGACCCACTGACGTCACGCCGTACCCGTTGAGGCAGCTCGCCGAGTTGCTGAGCGCGGAAACGGCGGACGGTGACACTGATGTCACTGGGGTCACTCACAGTAGCGGGGCAGTGCGCCCCGGCGATTTGTACGCGGCGCTCCCCGGCGCGAATCGGCACGGTGCGGAGTTCATAACCGCCGCCGCGTCGGCCGGGGCGGTGGCCGTGCTGACCGACCCGGCGGGCGCCGCCAGGGCCGCGGAGGCGGGGCTGCCCGCGCTCGTGGTGGACGACCCCCGGGCGGTGCTCGGCGCCGTCGCGTCGGCGATCTACGGCGATCCGTCGCGGCGGCTCACCATGATCGGCATCACCGGTACGGCCGGCAAGACGTCCACGTCCTACCTCGTCGAGGCGGGACTGCGGGCCGCCGGCCTGGTCACCGGACTGGTCGGGACCGTGGAGACGCGGCTCGGCGACTTCGTGGTGAAGTCCGTCCGGACCACGCCGGAGGCGACCGACCTCCAGGCGATCCTGGCGGCCGGGGTCGAGCGCGGGGTGTCCGCGGTGGTGATGGAGGTGTCCAGCCACGCCCTCGTGATGGGGCGGGCGGACGGGATCTCGTTCGCGGCGGCCGGGTACACCAACTTCGGCCAGGACCACCTCGACTTCCACCCGACGGCCGAGGAGTACTTCTCGGCCAAGGCCCGGCTCTTCGACGGCCGGTCGGCCGTCGAAGTGCTGAACTACGACGACGACGCCGTCATGCGCTTGAAGCGCGGCGCATCGGTCACCTACTCCGCCTCCGGGAACGTGGCGGCGAGCTGGTGGGCCAGTGATGTGCGGCCGTCCGACTACGGGCAGATCTTCACCGCGCACGGCCCGGGCGGCATCACCGTCGAGACCGGTGTCGCGCTCCCCGGCCTGCACAACGTCGCGAACGCCCTCCTCGCCCTGGCCCTGCTGGTCGGCGCCGGCGTCGACCCGGCCACCGCCGGACGCGGGATCCTGGAGTGCAAGGGCGTGCCCGGCCGGCTGGAGCAGGTGGAGGCGCCCGGCGAGGTCCTGGGCGTCGTCGACTACGCCCACAAGCCGAACGCGATCGTCGCGGCCCTGGCGGCCCTGCGCGAGCTGGCCACCGGTCGCGGTGGTCACCTGATCTGCGTGATCGGCGCGGGCGGCGACCGGGACAAGGGCAAGCGGCCGCTGATGGGCGACGCCGCCGCCCACGGCTCCGACCTGGTGATCGTCACCGACGACAACCCGCGCACCGAGGACCCGGCCGTCATCCGCGCCGCGGTCCGGCAGGGCGCCGAGGAGGCCACCGCGCCGGCGAAGGTCATCGAGGTGGCCGGCCGGCGGGCGGCGATCGCCGAGGCGGTCCGGCTGGCGTCGGCCGGCGACGTGATCGCGGTCCTCGGCAAGGGCAACGAGCAGGGCCAGGAGGTGGGCGGCGAAGTGCTGCCGTTCGACGACCGGATCGAGCTGGCCGAGGCGCTGCTCGCCGCGGCGACGGGAGGCCGAGAATGA
- the murF gene encoding UDP-N-acetylmuramoyl-tripeptide--D-alanyl-D-alanine ligase codes for MIPMTLAEIAAVTGGEVVNAAGDVTVTGGVEYDSRKVGPGGLFVAFAGEKADGHDFAAGVVAAGAAGVLATRDVGVPSVLVSDQLAALAALARHVTKNLDKLTVVGLTGSSGKTTTKDYIGQLLSRLGPTVAPAGSLNNELGFPYTVLQASAETRFLVLEMGARGIGHIRYLTEIARPKIGVVLNVGAAHIGEFGSVEGTAQAKGELVESLPADGVAILNADDPLVAGMASRTVAPVVLTGEASSAAVSASDVVLDDAGRASYVLRSAEKSGHVRLAVAGRHQVANTLAAAAVALHAGMDFDAVVAALGSVGVVSGRRMDVFDRQDGVRVVDDSYNANPSSMSAALRALASMGSGRRTTAVLGYMAELGEYEISGHSEVGELAASLGIDRLIVVGANARPILDGAAAVADRFFAADQAEAIAILEKDLRADDVVLVKGSRYRTWDVADWLRRSEEVQPK; via the coding sequence ATGATCCCCATGACCCTGGCCGAGATCGCCGCGGTCACCGGTGGCGAGGTGGTGAACGCCGCCGGCGACGTGACGGTGACCGGCGGCGTGGAGTACGACTCCCGCAAGGTGGGACCGGGCGGGCTCTTCGTGGCGTTCGCCGGTGAGAAGGCCGACGGGCACGACTTCGCGGCCGGGGTCGTCGCCGCGGGCGCTGCCGGTGTGCTGGCGACCAGGGACGTCGGTGTGCCGTCGGTGCTGGTGTCGGACCAGTTGGCGGCTTTGGCGGCTCTCGCACGACACGTCACGAAAAATCTGGACAAATTGACCGTCGTCGGGCTTACCGGCTCGTCGGGGAAGACGACGACGAAGGACTACATCGGGCAGCTGCTGTCCCGGCTGGGGCCCACCGTGGCTCCGGCGGGTTCGCTCAACAACGAGCTCGGTTTTCCGTACACCGTCCTGCAAGCCTCTGCGGAGACCCGGTTCCTGGTGCTCGAGATGGGTGCGCGGGGAATCGGGCACATCCGCTACCTGACCGAGATCGCCCGGCCGAAGATCGGCGTCGTGCTGAACGTCGGGGCCGCGCACATCGGCGAGTTCGGCTCGGTCGAGGGCACCGCTCAGGCCAAGGGCGAGCTGGTCGAATCCCTGCCCGCGGACGGGGTGGCCATCCTGAACGCCGATGATCCGCTGGTGGCGGGCATGGCGTCGCGGACGGTGGCTCCGGTGGTGCTGACCGGTGAGGCCTCGTCGGCGGCGGTGTCCGCTTCCGATGTGGTGCTCGACGATGCGGGTCGGGCGTCATACGTGCTGAGATCTGCTGAAAAATCCGGACATGTTCGGCTCGCCGTGGCCGGTCGTCATCAAGTCGCGAACACGCTCGCCGCGGCTGCTGTGGCGCTGCACGCCGGCATGGACTTCGACGCGGTGGTGGCGGCGCTCGGCTCGGTCGGCGTCGTCTCCGGCCGCCGGATGGACGTCTTCGATCGGCAGGACGGGGTGCGGGTCGTCGACGACTCGTACAACGCCAACCCCTCCTCGATGTCCGCCGCGCTGCGCGCCTTGGCGTCGATGGGTTCCGGTCGGCGGACGACGGCGGTGCTCGGTTACATGGCCGAGCTGGGCGAATACGAAATATCCGGACATTCTGAGGTCGGCGAGCTGGCCGCCTCGCTGGGTATCGACCGCCTGATCGTCGTGGGCGCGAACGCCCGGCCGATCTTGGACGGTGCTGCCGCGGTCGCTGACCGGTTCTTCGCCGCCGACCAGGCCGAAGCCATCGCCATCCTGGAGAAGGACCTGCGCGCCGACGACGTCGTGCTGGTCAAGGGTTCCCGGTACCGCACGTGGGACGTCGCCGACTGGCTGCGGCGTTCCGAGGAGGTTCAGCCCAAGTGA
- the mraY gene encoding phospho-N-acetylmuramoyl-pentapeptide-transferase yields the protein MRAVIVAAAVAFLISLFGTPVAIKVFSALKAGQPIRTIGPQTHLGKRGTPTMGGVAFILATVFAYVAGHLALTTLPDRQIAQEKPTMTALVLLGLFVFCGAVGFLDDFLKVRKKNSDGLSAKGKLLGQLLIGTAFGLVALNFKSTNGQTVASEHISFIRDVSWLDVGKVGSVMVFVFVIMAMSNGVNLTDGLDGLATGASILVLGAYSLIGFWQYRHWCGDDDYRLTSELTQQHCYQVRDPLEIAMIAAAAAAACVGFLWWNTNPARIFMGDTGALALGGLIGGLAVATRTTLLSVIIGGLFVIITMSVVIQIISFKTTGKRVFRMSPLQHHFELAGWSEVNIVVRFWIIAGICAAIGLGLFYSDHLAVMG from the coding sequence GTGAGGGCAGTAATCGTCGCGGCCGCGGTCGCCTTTCTCATCTCGCTGTTCGGCACCCCGGTCGCGATCAAGGTCTTCTCGGCCCTCAAGGCCGGGCAGCCGATCCGCACCATCGGACCGCAGACCCACCTGGGCAAGCGGGGCACCCCGACGATGGGCGGCGTGGCGTTCATCCTCGCCACGGTCTTCGCGTACGTCGCCGGCCACCTGGCGCTGACCACCCTGCCGGACCGGCAGATCGCCCAGGAGAAGCCGACCATGACCGCCCTGGTCCTGCTCGGTCTCTTCGTGTTCTGCGGCGCCGTCGGCTTCCTCGACGACTTCCTGAAGGTCCGCAAGAAGAACTCGGACGGCCTCAGCGCCAAGGGCAAACTCCTCGGCCAGCTGCTGATCGGCACGGCCTTCGGCCTCGTGGCGCTCAACTTCAAGAGCACCAACGGCCAGACGGTGGCGAGCGAGCACATCTCCTTCATCCGCGACGTGAGCTGGCTGGACGTCGGCAAGGTCGGCTCGGTCATGGTCTTCGTCTTCGTCATCATGGCGATGTCGAACGGCGTGAACCTCACCGACGGACTCGACGGCCTGGCCACCGGTGCGTCGATCCTCGTGCTCGGCGCGTATTCGCTGATCGGCTTCTGGCAGTACCGGCACTGGTGCGGCGACGACGACTACCGCCTGACCAGCGAACTCACCCAGCAGCACTGCTATCAGGTCCGCGACCCCTTGGAAATCGCCATGATCGCGGCGGCCGCCGCGGCGGCCTGCGTCGGCTTCCTCTGGTGGAACACCAACCCGGCCCGCATCTTCATGGGCGACACCGGGGCGCTCGCCCTCGGCGGCCTGATCGGCGGCCTGGCCGTGGCGACCCGCACGACCCTGCTCTCGGTCATCATCGGCGGCCTCTTCGTCATCATCACGATGTCGGTGGTCATCCAGATCATCTCCTTCAAGACCACCGGTAAGCGCGTCTTCCGGATGTCCCCCCTCCAGCACCACTTCGAACTGGCCGGCTGGTCCGAGGTCAACATCGTCGTCCGCTTCTGGATCATCGCGGGCATCTGCGCGGCGATCGGGCTGGGCCTGTTCTACAGCGACCACCTGGCGGTCATGGGCTGA
- a CDS encoding FtsW/RodA/SpoVE family cell cycle protein yields the protein MADDRNQKDRPSLSRQLMPAVHGLLARPLSSYYLLIASSGLLLLIGLTMVFSATSVEAYAKNGNAFSEISSQAVYALLGLVAFWVCQRLPAQTLRTLGKYIMGVAVVLLVILAVLHALRSAGITKSLGPIKADLNWLYFGPVSMQPGEIAKVGMVLWGADVIARKGPKLAHWRELAMPLFPVVGLLFVLVGYNDLGTMLVLLALIVGLLWAAGVRMRFFAALGVLGLAGVSLLIAAASRGAGSGATGEPNYRLERLTSFMTPLSECDIDKACYQIIQGRSAIFEGGWFGVGLGKGALKWGWVPEAENDFIFSIVAEELGVVGCAVVLALLSVLAYTGFRIARRSQDPFRRLAASAITTWLVAQAVINMGGVVGLLPITGLPLPFISAGGSALVVTLAAIGMLASFARAEPDAARALNARPTPRWVRLLWAPLPPLPPARRSGPARPPVQKKAVGVGDGRRR from the coding sequence ATGGCGGACGACCGTAACCAGAAGGACCGCCCGTCGCTGAGCCGGCAGCTGATGCCCGCGGTGCACGGGCTGCTCGCTCGGCCCCTCTCGTCCTACTACCTGCTCATCGCCAGTTCCGGGTTGCTGCTGCTCATCGGACTCACCATGGTGTTCTCGGCGACGAGCGTGGAGGCGTACGCGAAGAACGGCAACGCGTTCTCCGAGATCTCCAGTCAGGCGGTCTACGCGCTGCTCGGACTGGTGGCGTTCTGGGTGTGCCAGCGGCTTCCGGCGCAGACGTTGCGGACGCTCGGGAAGTACATCATGGGTGTCGCGGTCGTGCTGCTGGTGATCCTGGCGGTGCTGCACGCCCTGCGATCGGCCGGGATCACGAAGAGCCTGGGGCCGATCAAGGCGGACCTGAACTGGCTGTACTTCGGGCCGGTCAGCATGCAGCCGGGTGAGATCGCCAAGGTCGGCATGGTGCTCTGGGGCGCCGACGTGATCGCCCGCAAGGGGCCGAAGCTGGCACACTGGCGCGAGCTGGCGATGCCGCTGTTCCCGGTCGTCGGGCTGCTGTTCGTGCTCGTCGGCTACAACGACCTGGGCACCATGCTGGTGCTGCTCGCGCTGATCGTCGGCCTGCTCTGGGCGGCCGGGGTGCGGATGCGGTTCTTCGCGGCGCTCGGTGTGCTCGGTCTGGCCGGTGTCAGCCTGCTGATCGCGGCGGCGTCGCGCGGCGCCGGGTCCGGTGCCACCGGGGAACCCAACTACCGGCTGGAGCGGCTCACCAGCTTCATGACGCCGCTCAGCGAGTGCGACATCGACAAGGCCTGTTACCAGATCATCCAGGGCCGCTCGGCGATCTTCGAGGGCGGCTGGTTCGGCGTCGGGCTCGGCAAGGGCGCGCTGAAGTGGGGCTGGGTGCCGGAGGCCGAGAACGACTTCATCTTCTCGATCGTGGCGGAGGAGCTCGGCGTCGTCGGGTGTGCCGTGGTGCTGGCGTTGCTCTCCGTGCTGGCGTACACCGGGTTCCGGATCGCCCGCCGTTCGCAGGACCCGTTCCGCCGCCTCGCCGCCTCCGCGATCACCACCTGGCTGGTCGCCCAGGCCGTGATCAACATGGGCGGGGTGGTCGGGCTGCTGCCGATCACCGGGCTTCCGCTACCGTTCATCTCCGCAGGTGGTAGCGCTCTCGTGGTGACCCTGGCGGCGATCGGCATGCTCGCCTCGTTCGCCCGGGCGGAACCGGATGCCGCGCGAGCGCTGAACGCCCGTCCGACCCCGAGATGGGTGCGACTACTGTGGGCCCCGCTGCCGCCGCTACCCCCGGCGCGGCGCTCGGGTCCGGCGCGTCCGCCGGTCCAGAAGAAGGCAGTCGGAGTGGGGGACGGAAGGAGACGGTGA